A single Bosea sp. PAMC 26642 DNA region contains:
- a CDS encoding DUF2171 domain-containing protein: MMFVEQIKEGQKVVGSDGAHVGTVDGLSGQLLKLKKNDPESGGSHHYLDIGLVVALDDETLKLIVPAAEAKERWSEATE, translated from the coding sequence ATGATGTTCGTCGAACAGATCAAAGAGGGTCAGAAGGTTGTAGGCTCGGACGGTGCTCATGTCGGTACTGTCGATGGTCTTAGTGGGCAGTTGTTGAAGCTGAAAAAGAATGACCCGGAATCAGGCGGATCGCATCACTACCTTGATATCGGGCTGGTCGTGGCCCTTGATGACGAGACGTTGAAGTTGATTGTTCCAGCGGCCGAAGCAAAGGAGCGTTGGTCCGAGGCTACCGAGTGA